From the genome of Patescibacteria group bacterium, one region includes:
- a CDS encoding VTT domain-containing protein, with amino-acid sequence MLDLLEPIFLIKTLGAIGIITIAFAESGLFFGFFLPGDSLLFTAGLVASQGYLHFWVILFGTVLAAIAGDSVGYAFGRKVGPKLFTREDSWLFKKSHLEHTKNFYEKYGKKTIILARFVPIVRTFAPILAGVGGMDYKTFISYNIIGGVAWAGGMVTLGFTLGKTIPSIDRYILPIVLGIIVVSLLPTLFEYLRKKS; translated from the coding sequence ATGCTTGATTTACTCGAACCTATTTTTTTGATCAAAACCCTCGGCGCTATCGGCATCATCACGATTGCCTTCGCCGAGTCCGGATTGTTTTTCGGATTTTTTCTTCCGGGCGATTCCTTGTTGTTCACGGCCGGTCTTGTGGCATCGCAAGGCTATTTACATTTTTGGGTAATTTTATTTGGCACGGTGCTTGCCGCAATCGCGGGGGATTCGGTTGGGTATGCTTTTGGCCGGAAGGTGGGGCCGAAACTTTTCACACGCGAGGATTCTTGGCTGTTTAAAAAATCCCATCTTGAACACACGAAAAATTTTTATGAAAAGTACGGCAAAAAAACTATTATTTTGGCTCGCTTCGTCCCGATCGTTCGAACCTTCGCCCCGATTTTAGCTGGTGTTGGTGGCATGGATTATAAAACCTTTATTTCATATAACATTATTGGCGGCGTGGCTTGGGCGGGAGGTATGGTAACTCTAGGCTTCACGCTTGGAAAAACTATTCCAAGCATTGACCGGTATATTCTGCCGATCGTCTTGGGGATCATTGTTGTGTCCCTTCTTCCTACGCTATTTGAATACCTCCGTAAAAAATCTTAG
- the murE gene encoding UDP-N-acetylmuramyl-tripeptide synthetase produces MEKVFRIAKKIIPVKIFKLFQPAYHYLLALLGAMMYHFPAQHTKVIAVTGTKGKSSVVELTNAILEEAGFKTAVLGTIRFKIGERSKPNLHKMTTPGRFFVQKFLRDAVTAKCDYAVVEMTSEAARQFRHKFIAFDALIFTNLSPEHIESHGSYEKYVEAKLSIGKALEKSSKKDRVLVVNGDEKESMRFLALDIPKKLSYGLKDAVPYGVDDGKMSFMLDGKKINTHLKGIFNIYNCLAAATFAKSQNISTDTIKNALEKVEIIKGRVEHVVLGPLDPARGKQDFEVVVDYAHTADSMEKFYQIFDGKKKICVFGATGGGRDTWKRKEMGRVADTYCDEIILTDDDAYDEDPEKIAKEIAEGITKKLPKIIVDRREAIAAALRAAAPGSVVLITGKGTDPFLMGPNGKKLPWSDVDVAKEELAKIKS; encoded by the coding sequence ATGGAAAAAGTCTTTCGAATCGCTAAAAAAATCATCCCTGTAAAAATTTTTAAACTGTTTCAACCGGCCTATCACTATTTGCTCGCCTTGTTGGGTGCAATGATGTACCACTTCCCCGCCCAGCACACCAAGGTTATTGCGGTGACAGGAACCAAGGGCAAAAGTTCGGTGGTTGAACTAACTAACGCCATTTTGGAAGAAGCGGGATTTAAAACCGCGGTGCTTGGAACAATCCGATTTAAAATCGGCGAGCGAAGCAAGCCGAACCTTCATAAAATGACAACGCCGGGAAGATTTTTTGTTCAGAAATTTTTACGTGATGCAGTCACCGCTAAATGCGATTATGCCGTTGTTGAAATGACATCAGAAGCTGCGCGACAATTCCGTCACAAATTTATTGCCTTCGACGCCCTCATTTTCACCAATCTTTCTCCGGAGCACATCGAATCCCACGGTTCCTATGAAAAATATGTCGAAGCAAAACTCTCAATCGGAAAAGCCTTGGAAAAATCTTCGAAAAAAGATCGAGTGCTTGTGGTTAATGGTGACGAAAAAGAATCGATGCGATTTTTGGCACTCGACATACCAAAAAAGCTAAGCTACGGACTCAAAGACGCTGTTCCCTATGGCGTTGACGATGGCAAAATGTCATTTATGCTTGATGGTAAAAAAATCAACACCCACCTGAAAGGTATTTTCAACATTTATAATTGCCTCGCCGCGGCCACGTTCGCCAAAAGTCAAAACATTTCAACTGACACAATTAAAAATGCGTTAGAGAAAGTGGAAATTATAAAGGGACGAGTTGAGCACGTTGTGCTCGGCCCACTCGACCCAGCTCGGGGTAAACAGGATTTTGAAGTTGTTGTTGATTACGCGCATACAGCAGATTCCATGGAAAAGTTTTACCAAATTTTTGATGGCAAGAAAAAGATTTGTGTATTTGGCGCCACTGGCGGCGGAAGAGACACCTGGAAACGAAAAGAAATGGGACGCGTGGCTGACACCTACTGTGATGAAATTATCCTAACTGATGACGACGCCTATGACGAAGATCCTGAAAAAATCGCCAAAGAAATCGCCGAAGGCATAACCAAAAAACTTCCTAAAATTATTGTTGATCGAAGAGAGGCGATTGCCGCCGCGCTCCGCGCGGCGGCCCCAGGCTCAGTGGTCTTAATCACCGGTAAAGGTACCGACCCCTTCCTTATGGGTCCGAATGGTAAAAAATTACCGTGGAGCGACGTTGATGTTGCAAAGGAAGAGTTGGCAAAAATCAAAAGTTAA
- a CDS encoding DoxX family membrane protein, with product MLSTFPLLLSYQFAVPFIFRVVVGLIFIWSGYKNFSPANSKNSTLSIRFTNLTKMWLWSIAILEVLGGVLLLAGLFTQITAIVLSLIIVASIARSYRKGSDVSPEQNILLLLTLITISLLFLGPGFYSLDLPI from the coding sequence ATGTTAAGCACATTTCCTCTACTTCTGTCATACCAGTTTGCCGTTCCTTTTATTTTCCGGGTTGTTGTTGGCCTGATTTTTATTTGGTCCGGGTATAAAAATTTTTCTCCAGCAAATTCAAAAAACTCAACTCTGAGTATCCGATTTACAAACCTTACAAAAATGTGGCTCTGGAGCATTGCCATACTTGAAGTGCTCGGTGGAGTACTCCTTCTAGCCGGTTTGTTTACTCAAATAACAGCAATCGTTCTTTCACTTATTATTGTAGCGTCAATCGCTCGCTCCTACAGGAAAGGTAGCGATGTGTCGCCCGAACAAAATATTTTGTTACTTCTAACTCTTATTACAATTTCCCTTCTATTTCTTGGGCCGGGGTTTTACTCCTTGGATTTGCCGATTTAA
- a CDS encoding aminopeptidase P family protein, translating into MMSTHQQKIKKLLTEEACDALLVINSEESGQPTTQYLSGFSGSSSVLLMSSKKNFLTTDSRYDGRAQKEAAGFTVIIFKSGDTLSGILKTLVRKLNIQKVLIDGSETFYSSVENIKTGIPEIEVISKKGIFQKLRIVKDSREIALIRKAAEIAVKGFLRLIPEIKIGSSEKYLAARLEVLCREEGADSMSFDTIIASGKNTALPHSSPSDKKLQTGDLVLIDWGVKYKGYCSDLTRTLAMGKISPRLKTIYETVLKSQELACSKARAGITGEKLDAICRVFLTKRGFGKYFIHATGHGIGLEVHELPIISQKQADPLPVGAVVTCEPGIYIPNIGGVRIEDDLVLTKKGVINLSASLSKKLLIL; encoded by the coding sequence ATGATGTCGACTCACCAGCAAAAAATCAAAAAACTTCTTACGGAAGAAGCCTGCGACGCTCTTCTTGTCATAAACTCCGAAGAAAGCGGGCAACCGACAACCCAATATCTGTCGGGCTTTTCGGGCTCCTCTTCAGTCTTGTTGATGTCGAGTAAAAAAAACTTTCTCACAACAGACTCGCGGTATGATGGCCGAGCGCAAAAAGAAGCTGCGGGCTTTACCGTTATAATTTTCAAATCAGGTGACACACTGAGCGGAATCTTAAAAACTCTCGTCAGAAAATTAAACATACAGAAAGTTTTGATTGACGGTTCAGAAACTTTTTATAGTTCCGTTGAGAATATCAAAACTGGCATTCCGGAAATTGAAGTAATTTCTAAAAAAGGAATTTTTCAAAAATTGCGAATCGTCAAAGACTCCCGGGAAATTGCACTCATCCGAAAAGCCGCTGAAATCGCCGTGAAAGGCTTCCTACGTTTAATTCCCGAAATTAAAATTGGTTCGTCAGAAAAATATCTCGCGGCGCGATTGGAAGTTCTTTGCAGGGAAGAAGGTGCCGACAGCATGTCATTCGACACCATCATAGCTTCCGGAAAAAACACCGCGCTTCCCCACTCATCTCCTTCAGACAAAAAATTGCAGACTGGCGACTTGGTCCTCATCGACTGGGGTGTGAAATATAAAGGCTATTGTTCTGACCTCACGAGAACCCTCGCCATGGGAAAAATTTCCCCACGCCTAAAAACCATCTACGAGACAGTTTTGAAATCTCAAGAGTTGGCGTGCTCAAAAGCCCGCGCTGGAATAACAGGAGAGAAACTTGATGCAATCTGTCGAGTTTTTTTAACGAAGCGTGGCTTCGGGAAATATTTCATCCACGCCACTGGCCACGGCATCGGGTTAGAAGTTCACGAACTTCCAATTATTTCTCAAAAGCAAGCCGATCCGCTTCCAGTAGGCGCTGTAGTAACCTGCGAACCTGGAATATACATTCCCAACATTGGCGGAGTTCGCATTGAAGATGATTTGGTGCTCACCAAAAAAGGAGTAATCAATCTAAGCGCGAGCTTAAGCAAAAAATTGCTCATTCTCTAA
- a CDS encoding MoaD/ThiS family protein → MNVTVRLPHILRSAMGGQEVVALMLPESATFGQMLDFLCAPHNGVRQRLIKDDGQPNRFVLFFIDEVDIRHLQNLASPLHEGADVSIVPAIAGG, encoded by the coding sequence ATGAATGTGACAGTTCGTCTTCCGCACATTCTGCGAAGTGCGATGGGAGGTCAAGAGGTGGTTGCGCTCATGCTTCCTGAATCGGCCACCTTTGGCCAAATGCTCGACTTCCTTTGTGCACCCCATAACGGAGTTCGTCAGCGCCTCATCAAAGATGATGGCCAGCCTAATCGCTTCGTGCTATTTTTTATCGACGAGGTTGATATTCGTCACCTTCAAAACTTAGCCTCTCCTCTTCATGAGGGTGCCGACGTGAGTATTGTTCCGGCTATCGCTGGCGGCTGA
- the ruvX gene encoding Holliday junction resolvase RuvX, protein MAFLGIDYGSKRVGIAYSDETGKVAFPLAILPNNKSLLPSVVGIIADKKIEKIILGESNNLDGTPNAIMKDIEIFKKNLSEATGIEIHFEPEFWTSFQAERWQGKTELVDASAAAIILQSFLDRNIK, encoded by the coding sequence ATGGCTTTTCTAGGAATTGATTATGGAAGTAAGCGAGTCGGAATTGCGTATTCTGACGAAACGGGGAAGGTGGCATTTCCACTCGCCATTTTGCCTAACAACAAAAGCTTGCTGCCATCAGTTGTAGGTATTATCGCGGATAAAAAAATTGAAAAAATTATTCTGGGCGAATCCAATAATCTCGACGGCACGCCAAATGCCATCATGAAAGACATCGAGATTTTTAAAAAAAATCTTTCAGAAGCTACCGGAATTGAAATTCATTTTGAACCCGAATTCTGGACATCGTTTCAAGCTGAGCGCTGGCAGGGGAAAACGGAACTAGTGGATGCTTCTGCAGCGGCGATTATTTTACAATCATTTTTAGATAGAAATATTAAATAA
- the mutM gene encoding bifunctional DNA-formamidopyrimidine glycosylase/DNA-(apurinic or apyrimidinic site) lyase: protein MPELPEVHTTATMLNSLIKGLRIVSTWTDYKSPSHAGKDDIKNPKFFADFAKKVSDTTFTKIYRRGKNVLLELDNNQTILIHMKMTGHILYGTYRKIRSTKSEIRNKTKSKERWKSAEAGPLGDFRNQFLHLVFTLSDGKHLALSDMRKFAKVTLISTSEIATSSHLESIGPEPLEKSFNLARFTERLLCKPTGKIKQVLMNPEVVAGIGNIYSDEMLYLAGIHPLSTVKKVPQKSLEKLFDAMKLVLEKGIDFGGDSTSDYRNPLGEFGKFHHHHSAYRKTGQPCEKKNCGGTIRKIKLGGRSAHFCDRHQIQY from the coding sequence ATGCCCGAACTACCTGAAGTCCACACCACAGCCACCATGCTCAATTCGCTCATTAAGGGTTTGCGAATTGTTTCTACGTGGACCGATTACAAAAGTCCGAGTCATGCTGGTAAAGACGATATTAAAAACCCAAAATTTTTCGCGGACTTTGCCAAAAAAGTTTCAGACACCACATTCACTAAAATTTATCGCCGTGGGAAAAACGTCCTCCTTGAACTCGACAACAATCAAACAATACTGATTCACATGAAAATGACTGGACACATCCTATATGGAACATATAGGAAAATTCGAAGCACGAAATCCGAAATTCGAAACAAAACCAAATCAAAGGAGCGCTGGAAATCGGCAGAGGCGGGACCACTCGGAGATTTCAGAAACCAATTCCTTCATTTAGTTTTTACACTTTCAGATGGCAAACATCTGGCGCTTTCTGATATGAGAAAATTCGCCAAGGTAACACTCATTTCCACAAGCGAAATCGCCACTTCATCACACCTCGAAAGCATTGGCCCCGAGCCTCTTGAAAAAAGTTTCAACCTCGCAAGGTTCACTGAGCGCCTCCTCTGCAAACCAACGGGAAAAATCAAACAAGTGTTAATGAACCCCGAAGTAGTCGCCGGCATTGGAAATATTTACTCGGATGAAATGCTCTATCTTGCAGGAATTCACCCACTAAGTACTGTTAAAAAAGTGCCCCAAAAATCTTTGGAAAAACTTTTCGATGCGATGAAGCTTGTCCTCGAAAAAGGTATCGATTTTGGCGGAGACTCTACTTCCGACTATCGCAACCCGTTAGGAGAATTCGGCAAATTCCACCATCACCACAGCGCCTACCGAAAAACCGGCCAGCCTTGCGAAAAGAAAAACTGCGGGGGAACGATTAGAAAAATAAAACTCGGTGGCCGAAGCGCTCATTTTTGCGATAGGCATCAAATTCAATACTAA
- a CDS encoding TrmH family RNA methyltransferase gives MKIRNVQREAQKEAEKQRVYLVLDNIRSVHNVGSIFRTADCLGVSKIFLVGVTPTPKDRFDRVRKDFAKVSLGAENLVAWEHVSDLSKLLSKFKKQNVSVVAVEQASNSKDYRKIEISYPVAFIFGNEVEGVSEKILKRSDIIAEIPMKGSKESLNVSVAVGIALAQFLD, from the coding sequence ATGAAAATTCGAAATGTACAGCGTGAGGCACAAAAAGAAGCTGAAAAACAAAGAGTGTATCTTGTTCTCGATAATATAAGAAGTGTCCACAACGTAGGCTCGATTTTTCGGACGGCGGATTGTTTGGGTGTGTCCAAAATATTTTTGGTAGGTGTTACCCCAACACCGAAAGATCGTTTTGACCGTGTGCGGAAAGACTTCGCCAAGGTTTCACTTGGAGCGGAAAATTTGGTAGCGTGGGAGCATGTGTCGGATCTTTCAAAACTTTTAAGCAAATTCAAAAAACAAAACGTTAGTGTTGTGGCCGTTGAGCAGGCTTCAAATTCAAAGGACTACCGAAAAATAGAAATTTCTTACCCAGTGGCTTTTATTTTTGGAAACGAAGTTGAGGGGGTTTCTGAAAAAATTTTAAAGAGGAGCGACATCATCGCTGAAATCCCAATGAAAGGAAGCAAGGAATCGCTGAACGTTTCTGTTGCTGTCGGGATTGCGCTCGCGCAGTTTTTGGATTAA
- a CDS encoding DNA polymerase, whose protein sequence is MNPESKKKRLVLLDAHAILHRAYHALPDFSSSKGIPTGALYGLSSMLIKIITDLKPDYLVAAYDLPKPTYRHEAYKEYKAGRAKADPELVSQMKSSRDVFEAFSIPMYDKEGFEADDVLGTIVEKVKQGLGSRVEGKEKEKNSKTSKPFLLNPNPFDLDIIIASGDMDTLQLVDDKKVQVYTLKKGIQDTILYDEEAVVKRFGFVPKLLPDYKGLRGDPSDNIIGIKGIGEKTGGILISKFGTIEDIYKKLKKDTKEFKKAGLTDRIIGLLKDNEEEALFSKMLATIRRDAPIDFVLPEKTWRETLDMGKVNKMFAEFEFRNLGPRFAQALMGKGPASPSELRAAGAGGTPAPDAGQGMFSSMVSVESVDPKILAETSVALWLVNSNITNPQLSDILNFSGATTFDEARVAIFKRLSELKLDFVFESIEKPLLPIVRAMKERGISIDKDCLKKLSKEYHHELNSLEKKIWKLAGEEFNVASPKQLGVILFEKLGLKAKNQKKTGSGALSTKESELEKLRESHPIITLILEYRELAKLLGTYIDTIPDMVGADGKLHAQFLQSGTTTGRMGCEDPNLQNIPNKTELGRAIRHAFVATPKFSLVAFDYSQIELRIAAFLSGDKKLIEIFKNGEDVHTAVASEVFGVSPADVKPDMRRKAKVINFGVMYGMGVNALRANLGGNPSTGSGQATREESQKFYNDYFEKFSGLAKYLDSVKAQTARTGFTETFFGRRRYFPGITSKIPFIRASAERMAINAPIQGTEADIIKIAMVRADELIKSSGLSEKAYLLLQVHDELVYEVETSQVEKFIEKVKPIMELVIPPEKISDIVCKVEAKVGENWGEMKKLEA, encoded by the coding sequence TTGAATCCTGAATCCAAAAAGAAACGTTTAGTTTTGCTCGACGCTCACGCCATCTTGCATCGTGCCTACCACGCGCTGCCGGATTTTTCTTCGAGTAAGGGAATTCCCACGGGAGCTTTGTACGGGCTTTCGAGCATGCTCATTAAAATTATTACTGATTTAAAACCGGACTATCTTGTAGCGGCGTATGATTTGCCGAAGCCGACCTATCGTCACGAGGCGTACAAAGAATACAAAGCAGGACGCGCTAAGGCCGATCCGGAACTGGTGTCGCAGATGAAAAGTTCTCGCGATGTGTTTGAAGCATTTTCTATTCCGATGTATGACAAGGAGGGATTTGAGGCGGATGATGTGCTGGGAACCATTGTGGAGAAGGTAAAACAGGGTCTAGGGTCTAGGGTAGAGGGTAAAGAAAAAGAAAAAAATTCAAAAACTTCTAAACCCTTTCTCCTAAACCCTAACCCCTTCGATCTCGATATCATCATCGCTTCGGGAGACATGGACACCCTTCAACTTGTGGATGATAAAAAAGTGCAGGTGTATACATTGAAGAAGGGAATTCAGGATACGATTTTATACGATGAGGAAGCGGTGGTGAAGCGGTTTGGTTTTGTGCCAAAACTTTTGCCGGATTACAAAGGTCTGCGAGGCGATCCGTCGGACAATATTATCGGCATCAAGGGAATTGGAGAAAAAACTGGCGGGATTTTGATCAGCAAATTCGGCACGATTGAGGATATTTATAAAAAATTAAAAAAAGATACGAAAGAATTTAAAAAAGCTGGACTGACAGATCGGATCATCGGACTTTTGAAGGATAATGAAGAGGAGGCGTTGTTTAGCAAAATGTTGGCGACTATTCGAAGGGATGCGCCGATAGATTTCGTGTTGCCTGAGAAAACGTGGAGAGAAACGCTTGATATGGGAAAAGTAAATAAAATGTTTGCTGAGTTTGAGTTTAGGAATTTGGGACCGAGGTTCGCGCAAGCTTTGATGGGGAAGGGTCCGGCATCTCCGTCGGAACTTCGAGCGGCGGGCGCCGGAGGAACTCCAGCTCCCGATGCTGGCCAAGGGATGTTTTCCAGTATGGTGAGTGTTGAAAGCGTTGATCCAAAAATTTTAGCTGAAACTTCTGTGGCGCTTTGGTTGGTTAATTCCAACATTACCAATCCGCAACTTTCAGATATTTTAAATTTCAGTGGGGCGACAACGTTTGACGAAGCTCGCGTGGCAATTTTTAAACGTTTGTCGGAATTAAAATTGGATTTTGTTTTTGAGAGTATTGAAAAACCACTTTTGCCGATTGTGCGCGCCATGAAAGAGCGAGGGATTAGCATCGACAAAGATTGTTTGAAAAAACTTTCCAAGGAGTACCATCACGAATTGAATTCGCTCGAGAAAAAAATTTGGAAATTAGCTGGTGAAGAATTTAACGTGGCATCGCCCAAACAGCTCGGGGTAATTCTTTTTGAAAAGCTCGGTCTGAAGGCTAAAAATCAGAAGAAAACTGGCAGTGGCGCGCTTTCCACCAAAGAATCTGAGCTTGAGAAGTTGCGCGAGAGTCATCCGATTATCACCTTGATTTTGGAGTATCGCGAGTTGGCGAAATTGCTCGGCACCTACATCGACACCATTCCTGACATGGTTGGCGCTGACGGGAAACTGCACGCTCAATTTTTGCAATCGGGAACGACGACCGGGCGTATGGGTTGTGAAGATCCAAATTTGCAAAACATTCCCAATAAAACCGAACTCGGCCGAGCGATTAGGCATGCATTTGTGGCCACACCCAAATTTAGTTTGGTAGCATTTGATTATTCTCAAATTGAACTTCGCATCGCGGCTTTTTTGTCGGGTGACAAGAAACTGATCGAGATTTTCAAAAACGGTGAGGATGTTCACACGGCTGTAGCTTCGGAAGTGTTTGGAGTTTCGCCTGCCGATGTGAAGCCTGACATGAGACGAAAAGCCAAGGTAATTAATTTCGGCGTGATGTACGGCATGGGAGTCAATGCATTGCGGGCAAATCTCGGTGGCAACCCTTCAACCGGCTCAGGGCAAGCGACACGAGAAGAATCGCAGAAATTTTATAATGATTATTTTGAAAAGTTTTCGGGCCTAGCGAAGTATCTCGATTCTGTTAAAGCTCAAACCGCACGGACAGGTTTTACCGAAACTTTTTTTGGCAGGAGACGTTATTTCCCTGGCATTACTTCAAAAATTCCGTTCATCCGCGCTTCAGCAGAACGCATGGCGATCAATGCGCCGATTCAGGGAACTGAGGCAGATATTATTAAAATTGCCATGGTTCGAGCTGATGAGTTAATCAAATCGTCCGGACTTTCTGAGAAAGCCTATCTTCTGCTTCAGGTGCACGACGAATTGGTGTACGAAGTTGAAACTTCGCAGGTAGAAAAATTTATTGAAAAAGTGAAACCGATTATGGAGTTGGTTATTCCACCGGAAAAAATTAGCGACATTGTCTGTAAGGTGGAAGCAAAGGTGGGTGAGAATTGGGGGGAGATGAAGAAGCTTGAAGCTTAA
- the rpsT gene encoding 30S ribosomal protein S20 → MAITSSAKKAHRVSLRKRVFNTRRADAVRKIIKEIKTLIGAKKIAEAQKLVPKAYQAIDKATKMNTLHRNTASRKKSQVARWFAAAK, encoded by the coding sequence ATGGCCATTACATCTTCAGCAAAAAAAGCCCACCGAGTATCGCTTAGAAAGCGAGTATTCAACACGCGTCGCGCTGATGCCGTCCGAAAAATTATCAAGGAAATCAAGACTCTTATCGGAGCTAAGAAAATTGCTGAAGCTCAGAAACTTGTACCGAAAGCGTATCAAGCAATCGACAAGGCAACCAAGATGAACACTCTCCACCGAAATACTGCTTCACGAAAGAAGTCTCAGGTGGCACGATGGTTTGCAGCAGCGAAATAA
- a CDS encoding methyltransferase, which yields MPTIPITDLKKDLIFNATLRGLPFTFATTWGLFSPEKIDEGTKVLLEKIDLKENQTGEILDLGCGYGPLGIPLAKLYPNTTVHMIDKDFVAIAYAKKNAVQNSATNTQTYLSNGFDQVPKNIQFQTIVSNLPAKISKEFFWILFEEAHQHLLPGGEFYVVTISGLSRFIEKNFNKIFGNYELLANKGTYFVAKTTKQN from the coding sequence ATGCCCACCATCCCCATCACCGACCTAAAAAAAGATCTTATATTCAACGCCACGCTCCGCGGTCTGCCTTTTACTTTTGCCACCACTTGGGGACTCTTTAGCCCTGAAAAAATTGATGAGGGTACAAAAGTACTTCTGGAGAAAATTGACTTGAAAGAAAACCAAACCGGCGAAATTCTTGATCTCGGCTGTGGCTACGGTCCACTCGGCATTCCTCTCGCCAAACTTTACCCGAACACAACCGTCCACATGATTGATAAAGATTTCGTGGCAATTGCATACGCCAAAAAGAATGCTGTGCAAAACAGCGCAACAAATACACAAACCTATCTCAGCAACGGCTTTGACCAAGTGCCAAAAAACATTCAGTTCCAAACCATTGTCTCCAACCTCCCCGCCAAAATCAGCAAAGAATTTTTCTGGATCCTTTTTGAAGAAGCGCATCAGCACTTATTGCCCGGCGGAGAATTTTACGTTGTGACTATTTCTGGTCTCAGCCGATTTATCGAGAAAAATTTCAATAAAATTTTTGGAAATTACGAACTGCTCGCAAACAAAGGCACCTACTTCGTGGCGAAAACAACAAAACAGAATTAA
- the ruvA gene encoding Holliday junction branch migration protein RuvA codes for MISHLTGKVIHIDERFVILETAGVGYKVFTSSETLHNIGKNPERVSLWTYLAVRENALDLYGFIEKTELDFFELLITISGIGPKTAIGILSVTTVKNLRQAIGTGETAHLTKISGIGKKIAEKIVLELRDKIDFLDSEKDAGVMRDESDAIEGLMALGYQEREAREALKKLPKEITKPSDKIKQALKLLGK; via the coding sequence ATGATTTCTCACTTAACCGGAAAAGTAATCCATATCGACGAACGATTCGTTATCCTAGAAACGGCCGGCGTTGGCTATAAAGTCTTCACTTCTTCTGAAACCTTACACAACATCGGAAAAAATCCCGAGCGGGTAAGTCTCTGGACCTATCTCGCCGTCCGAGAAAACGCGCTTGATCTGTATGGCTTTATCGAAAAAACTGAACTCGACTTTTTTGAACTCCTTATTACCATTTCCGGCATCGGTCCTAAAACCGCTATCGGCATTTTGAGTGTCACGACGGTTAAAAACCTCAGACAAGCGATTGGCACGGGCGAAACCGCGCACCTGACAAAAATTTCCGGCATCGGTAAAAAAATTGCTGAGAAAATTGTGCTAGAACTCCGAGACAAAATTGATTTTCTGGATAGTGAAAAAGATGCCGGCGTAATGCGTGACGAATCAGATGCCATTGAAGGTCTTATGGCGCTGGGCTACCAAGAACGTGAAGCTCGTGAAGCTTTGAAAAAACTGCCGAAAGAAATTACGAAACCAAGTGACAAAATTAAACAGGCGTTGAAATTGCTTGGAAAGTAA